The Bacillus sp. Y1 genome has a window encoding:
- a CDS encoding Na/Pi symporter: MVSVLLFCIFIVLFIFGMTILRTGLFNLSADSLKKWLVKLTDRTWKGLLASIIITGALQSSSAVMVMTIGLISAGLLTFRQSIGIILGTNIGTTFTTEFITFQIDSFLVPMAILGALLIFMKNKNANAFGLILLGMATVFSAMSGFKYLAKPLSSLPIIQQLIIDMNESNLLSVGVGAIITALIHSSSATTGIIMGFLSSQLLTIGAGIAVMLGANIGTCVTGYVASIGGGKEARLCAYSHIWLNVIGVIAFFPFIAYLASIAGSLAQEPDVQLAHISVLFNVISSLLVLPFTSHFATFVTKIHGKK; this comes from the coding sequence ATGGTAAGTGTTCTTTTATTTTGTATCTTTATTGTATTATTTATTTTTGGTATGACCATTTTGCGAACGGGTTTATTTAATTTATCCGCAGATTCACTTAAAAAATGGCTTGTAAAATTAACCGATCGCACATGGAAAGGACTTTTAGCATCCATTATCATTACGGGAGCTCTACAAAGCAGCTCAGCTGTCATGGTCATGACGATCGGGTTGATTTCTGCTGGGTTGCTAACGTTTCGCCAATCTATTGGGATCATACTTGGAACCAATATTGGCACAACCTTTACAACTGAATTTATCACATTCCAAATCGACTCTTTTCTCGTACCAATGGCTATTTTAGGAGCCTTACTTATTTTCATGAAAAATAAAAATGCAAATGCCTTTGGTTTAATACTACTGGGAATGGCAACGGTTTTTTCTGCAATGAGTGGCTTTAAATATCTAGCAAAACCCTTATCTAGTTTACCGATCATCCAACAATTGATTATTGATATGAATGAAAGCAACTTACTTAGTGTTGGTGTGGGGGCTATTATTACAGCTCTTATTCACTCAAGCTCTGCTACGACAGGTATTATTATGGGGTTCCTATCAAGTCAGTTACTTACGATTGGTGCTGGTATAGCCGTCATGCTTGGAGCTAATATAGGAACCTGTGTAACTGGGTATGTGGCTAGTATCGGCGGGGGAAAAGAGGCTCGTCTATGCGCGTATTCTCATATATGGTTAAATGTAATCGGCGTGATTGCCTTTTTCCCATTCATCGCTTATCTTGCAAGCATAGCAGGTAGCCTAGCTCAAGAGCCTGATGTACAACTTGCTCATATTAGCGTCCTGTTTAACGTTATTTCTTCTCTACTTGTCCTTCCATTCACCAGTCATTTCGCTACATTTGTTACAAAAATACATGGTAAAAAATAA
- the deoC gene encoding deoxyribose-phosphate aldolase yields the protein MMKEIAKMIDHTLLKAEATKDQIEQLCAEAKEYQFASVCVNPTWVAYASELLKGTGVDVCTVIGFPLGANTPETKAFETTNAIENGATEVDMVINIGALKNGDDSLVERDIQAVVNAAKGKALTKVIIETSLLTEEEKVRACKLAVSAGTDFVKTSTGFSTGGATVDDIALMRKTVGPTIGVKASGGVRSAEDAKNMIDAGATRIGASSGIAIVKGLVSNSDY from the coding sequence ATGATGAAAGAAATCGCTAAAATGATTGATCACACTTTGTTAAAAGCTGAAGCAACAAAAGACCAAATTGAACAATTATGTGCTGAAGCAAAGGAATATCAGTTTGCTTCAGTATGTGTGAACCCAACATGGGTAGCCTATGCTAGTGAGTTATTAAAGGGAACGGGTGTGGATGTTTGTACGGTTATCGGTTTTCCTTTGGGAGCCAATACACCTGAGACAAAAGCCTTTGAAACAACTAACGCCATTGAAAATGGTGCGACCGAGGTAGATATGGTTATCAATATCGGTGCACTAAAAAATGGAGATGACTCATTGGTAGAAAGAGATATTCAAGCGGTTGTTAACGCTGCAAAAGGTAAAGCTTTAACAAAGGTTATTATTGAAACATCTCTTTTAACGGAAGAGGAAAAAGTGCGTGCATGTAAGCTAGCTGTAAGTGCAGGTACGGATTTTGTCAAAACATCTACAGGATTCTCCACGGGTGGAGCAACGGTTGATGATATTGCATTAATGCGCAAGACGGTTGGTCCTACTATTGGAGTGAAAGCTTCAGGTGGAGTAAGAAGCGCGGAAGACGCAAAAAATATGATTGATGCTGGTGCAACTCGTATTGGAGCTAGCTCAGGCATTGCTATTGTAAAAGGATTAGTTTCCAATAGTGACTATTAA
- the mtaB gene encoding tRNA (N(6)-L-threonylcarbamoyladenosine(37)-C(2))-methylthiotransferase MtaB has product MPSVAFHTLGCKVNHYETEAIWQLFQEQGYERVDYESTSDVYVINTCTVTNTGDKKSRQVIRRAIRKNPDAVICVTGCYAQTSPAEIMAIPGVDIVVGTQDRVKMLEYIERFKEERQPINAVGNIMKNRVYEELDVPAFTDRTRASLKIQEGCNNFCTFCIIPWARGLMRSRDPKEVIRQAQQLVDAGYKEIVLTGIHTGGYGEDMKDYNLAMLLKDIEKEVIGLERLRISSIEASQITDEVIQVMNDSNVIVRHLHIPLQSGSNTVLKRMRRKYTMEFFGERLNRLKEALPGLAVTSDVIVGFPGETEEEFMETYHFIKDHKFSELHVFPYSKRTGTPAARMDDQVDEDIKNERVHRLISLSDQLAKEYASQFEGEVLEVIPEERSKSGEGMYEGYTDNYLKVIFKGTEEMIGQIVKVKITKAGYPYNEGQFVRVLDEFVRSAEQAAI; this is encoded by the coding sequence ATGCCATCAGTTGCATTTCATACATTAGGTTGTAAGGTAAATCATTACGAAACAGAAGCCATTTGGCAGCTATTTCAAGAACAGGGATATGAGAGAGTAGACTATGAATCAACTTCAGATGTTTATGTCATCAATACTTGTACAGTAACAAACACAGGCGATAAAAAGAGTCGCCAAGTAATCAGACGTGCGATTCGAAAAAATCCGGATGCAGTTATATGTGTAACAGGATGTTATGCACAAACATCTCCGGCTGAAATTATGGCAATTCCTGGTGTAGATATTGTTGTTGGAACACAGGACCGTGTGAAGATGCTTGAATACATTGAACGCTTTAAGGAAGAAAGACAACCAATTAATGCGGTTGGTAATATTATGAAAAATCGTGTTTACGAGGAGTTAGATGTTCCTGCTTTTACGGACCGTACTCGTGCGTCTTTAAAGATTCAGGAAGGCTGCAATAATTTCTGTACGTTTTGTATCATTCCTTGGGCTCGTGGATTAATGAGATCACGTGATCCAAAGGAAGTGATCAGACAAGCACAGCAGCTGGTTGATGCTGGTTATAAGGAAATCGTATTAACTGGTATTCATACTGGTGGATACGGTGAAGATATGAAGGATTATAATCTTGCTATGTTATTAAAAGATATAGAAAAAGAAGTGATTGGGCTTGAGAGACTAAGAATCTCTTCCATTGAAGCGAGTCAAATTACGGATGAAGTTATTCAAGTAATGAATGACTCAAATGTAATAGTTAGACATCTTCATATTCCATTACAATCTGGTTCAAACACGGTTTTAAAAAGAATGCGGCGTAAGTATACCATGGAATTCTTTGGCGAGCGCTTAAACCGATTGAAGGAAGCTTTACCAGGTCTTGCGGTCACTTCTGACGTAATCGTTGGTTTCCCTGGTGAAACAGAAGAAGAGTTTATGGAAACTTATCATTTTATCAAGGACCATAAATTTTCAGAACTCCATGTATTCCCATACTCTAAACGTACGGGTACTCCTGCAGCTAGAATGGATGACCAAGTGGATGAAGATATTAAAAATGAGCGTGTGCATCGATTAATTTCATTATCTGATCAATTAGCGAAAGAGTATGCTTCACAATTTGAAGGGGAAGTACTCGAAGTGATTCCTGAAGAACGGTCAAAAAGTGGTGAAGGCATGTATGAGGGATATACAGATAATTATTTAAAGGTTATATTTAAAGGGACAGAAGAAATGATTGGACAAATTGTAAAGGTGAAAATCACAAAAGCTGGTTACCCTTACAATGAAGGTCAATTTGTCCGTGTGCTTGATGAGTTTGTTAGATCAGCAGAACAAGCAGCGATATAA
- a CDS encoding 16S rRNA (uracil(1498)-N(3))-methyltransferase, which yields MQRYFVDQTTEGRFVIKGDDFRHIVKVMRLKINDQIICTTSKGEGAICQIAEITDEQVVADVVQWEGVSSELPVRVTIASGLPKGDKLEWIIQKGTELGAYSFVPVTTARSVVKWDEKKADKKVDRWQRIAKEAAEQSHRRIVPTVVTPLNLAKLISLSKDYTYKLIAYEEEAKQGECSTLARTLQEMKNDDSVLIVFGPEGGLTELEVELLTQEGFRSCGLGPRILRTETAPLYVLSVISYQFELLR from the coding sequence GTGCAACGATATTTTGTTGATCAGACAACGGAAGGACGATTTGTCATAAAGGGTGACGATTTCAGACACATTGTGAAGGTGATGAGATTAAAGATTAACGATCAAATCATTTGTACGACTTCCAAAGGAGAAGGGGCTATTTGCCAAATTGCAGAAATTACCGATGAACAAGTCGTTGCAGACGTTGTACAATGGGAGGGAGTGTCTTCTGAACTTCCCGTTCGTGTGACGATTGCAAGTGGTCTTCCTAAAGGTGACAAGCTAGAGTGGATCATACAAAAAGGCACTGAATTAGGTGCCTATTCTTTCGTCCCAGTAACAACTGCTAGATCGGTAGTAAAATGGGATGAAAAAAAGGCTGATAAAAAAGTAGACCGTTGGCAAAGGATCGCAAAGGAGGCAGCAGAGCAGTCGCACCGACGGATCGTGCCAACTGTTGTAACTCCTCTTAATTTAGCAAAGCTTATTAGTCTTTCAAAAGACTATACGTATAAATTGATTGCTTATGAGGAAGAAGCAAAGCAAGGGGAGTGCTCGACTCTCGCTCGCACTCTTCAAGAGATGAAGAATGATGACAGTGTCTTAATTGTGTTCGGTCCTGAAGGTGGACTAACAGAATTAGAAGTTGAGTTGCTCACCCAAGAAGGGTTCCGATCCTGTGGGCTTGGTCCTAGAATCTTACGTACAGAGACAGCACCCTTATATGTGCTGTCAGTAATTTCTTATCAATTTGAACTATTGAGGTGA
- the prmA gene encoding 50S ribosomal protein L11 methyltransferase, whose translation MKWSELCIHTTNEAIEPISNILHEAGASGVVIEDPLELVKEREDQFGEIYQLNPKDYPDEGVMVKAYLPVTSFLGETVDAIKESINNLSIHNIDIGRNTVTVSEVNEEEWATAWKKYYHPVKISERFTIVPTWEEYTPVSSDELIIELDPGMAFGTGTHPTTVMCIQALERTVREGNRVVDVGTGTGVLSIASAMLGASSVLALDLDEVAVKSAKINSKLNKTHEVVTVAQNNLLDGVDQQADVVVANILAEVIVRFTDDVARVVKKDGYFISSGIILQKKDEVRAAIERSGFEIIETIQMEDWIAMIAKRQ comes from the coding sequence ATGAAATGGTCAGAACTTTGCATTCATACAACAAATGAGGCAATAGAACCGATCTCAAATATTTTGCATGAGGCAGGCGCAAGTGGAGTGGTTATTGAGGATCCATTAGAGCTTGTGAAAGAAAGGGAAGACCAATTCGGTGAAATCTACCAACTCAATCCTAAAGATTATCCGGATGAAGGAGTAATGGTTAAAGCATATTTACCGGTTACAAGCTTCTTGGGAGAAACGGTTGATGCAATAAAAGAATCCATTAACAACCTAAGTATTCATAATATTGATATTGGAAGAAATACCGTAACGGTCAGTGAAGTGAATGAAGAAGAATGGGCAACCGCATGGAAAAAGTATTATCATCCAGTGAAAATTTCTGAACGATTTACCATTGTACCAACATGGGAAGAATATACTCCGGTTTCAAGTGATGAATTAATTATTGAATTGGATCCAGGAATGGCATTCGGTACAGGAACGCATCCGACGACAGTTATGTGTATACAGGCGTTAGAAAGAACGGTTAGAGAAGGTAACCGAGTTGTTGACGTTGGAACGGGAACAGGTGTATTAAGTATTGCATCAGCCATGTTAGGTGCAAGCTCAGTCCTCGCTCTAGATTTAGACGAAGTGGCTGTTAAATCAGCAAAGATTAATAGCAAGCTTAATAAAACACATGAAGTAGTAACCGTCGCTCAAAACAATTTACTTGATGGTGTGGACCAACAGGCGGATGTGGTAGTTGCAAATATTTTAGCCGAAGTAATTGTTCGATTTACTGATGATGTAGCAAGAGTTGTTAAAAAAGACGGCTATTTTATTTCTTCAGGTATCATTCTACAGAAAAAAGATGAAGTTAGAGCTGCTATAGAGCGCTCGGGTTTTGAGATAATAGAGACGATTCAAATGGAAGATTGGATTGCGATGATTGCGAAGAGGCAATAA
- the dnaJ gene encoding molecular chaperone DnaJ → MSKRDYYEVLGVSKSASKDEIKKAYRKLSKKYHPDINKEPDADEKFKEVKEAYEVLSDDQKKAHYDQFGHTDPNQGFGGGDFGGFGGFEDIFSTFFGGGGSRRRDPNAPRQGADLQYTMTLSFEEAVFGKETDLEIPREENCETCHGSGAKPGTKPDTCSHCQGTGQLNVEQNTPFGRIVNRRVCHYCSGTGKQIKDKCSTCGGTGKVKKRRKIHVKIPAGIDDGQQLRVAGQGEPGVNGGPAGDLYVVFHVRSHEFFERDGDDIYCEMPINFVQAALGDEVEVPTLHGKVKLKVPAGTQTGTKFRLKGKGVPNVRGYGTGDQHIIIRILTPTKLTEKQKQLLHEFAEVSGSVPQGEHEEGFFSKVKRAFKGE, encoded by the coding sequence ATGAGTAAAAGGGACTACTATGAGGTACTTGGAGTCAGTAAAAGTGCTTCAAAAGATGAGATAAAAAAAGCGTACCGAAAGCTATCAAAAAAGTATCATCCTGATATTAATAAGGAACCAGATGCGGATGAAAAGTTCAAAGAAGTAAAAGAAGCATATGAGGTGTTAAGTGACGACCAAAAGAAAGCACACTATGATCAATTCGGTCATACGGATCCTAACCAAGGTTTTGGTGGAGGAGACTTCGGTGGTTTTGGCGGCTTTGAGGATATATTTAGCACGTTCTTTGGCGGTGGAGGATCAAGAAGAAGAGATCCTAATGCACCAAGACAAGGAGCCGACCTCCAATATACAATGACCCTTAGCTTCGAGGAAGCGGTTTTCGGGAAGGAAACCGATTTAGAAATACCGAGGGAAGAAAATTGTGAAACATGTCACGGATCTGGAGCAAAACCAGGTACGAAACCAGATACTTGTAGTCACTGTCAAGGTACTGGTCAGCTGAATGTAGAGCAAAACACACCATTTGGTCGGATTGTGAATCGAAGAGTCTGTCATTACTGTAGCGGAACTGGAAAACAGATTAAAGACAAGTGTTCAACATGTGGTGGAACAGGGAAAGTGAAAAAACGTCGTAAGATTCATGTGAAGATTCCTGCAGGTATTGATGATGGTCAACAGCTTCGTGTTGCTGGACAAGGTGAACCTGGAGTGAATGGTGGACCGGCAGGAGATTTATATGTTGTATTCCATGTCCGTTCGCATGAGTTCTTTGAACGTGATGGAGACGATATCTATTGTGAAATGCCGATTAATTTTGTTCAAGCAGCACTAGGTGATGAAGTGGAAGTACCAACATTACACGGAAAAGTAAAACTGAAAGTGCCAGCTGGTACACAAACAGGAACCAAATTCCGATTGAAGGGAAAAGGTGTTCCAAACGTAAGAGGCTATGGTACAGGTGATCAGCATATTATTATTCGAATCTTAACACCAACAAAGTTAACTGAAAAGCAAAAGCAATTGCTTCATGAGTTTGCAGAGGTAAGTGGAAGCGTTCCTCAAGGGGAGCATGAAGAAGGTTTTTTTTCAAAAGTAAAGAGAGCATTTAAAGGCGAATAA
- the dnaK gene encoding molecular chaperone DnaK, which produces MSKIIGIDLGTTNSCVSVLEGGEPKVIPNAEGNRTTPSVVAFKNGERQVGEVAKRQAITNPNTIMSIKRHMGTSHKETIEGKDYTPQEVSAIILQHLKAYAEDYLGEPVSKAVITVPAYFNDAERQATKDAGKIAGLEVERIINEPTAAALAYGLDKMDDDQTILVYDLGGGTFDVSILELGDGVFEVKSTAGDNRLGGDDFDQVIIDYLVEQFKKENGIDLSKDKMALQRLKDAAEKAKKDLSGVTTTQISLPFITAGEAGPLHLEVTLSRAKFEELSASLVERTMGPTRQALRDAGLTPAELDKVILVGGSTRIPAVQEAIKRETGKEPHKGVNPDEVVAMGAAIQGGVISGDVKDVVLLDVTPLSLGIETMGGVFTKLIDRNTTIPTSKSQVFSTAADSQTAVDIHVLQGERPMAADNKTLGRFQLTDIPPAPRGIPQIEVSFDIDKNGIVNVRAKDLGTNKEQTITIKSSTGLSDEEIQKMVREAEENAEADKKRKEEVELRNEADQLVFTTEKTLKDLEGKVDASEVASANEAKDALKAAIEKNELEEIRAKKDALQEIVQNLTVKLYEEAAKQAQAAGGQPGETSKDDNVVDAEFEEVKDDK; this is translated from the coding sequence ATGAGTAAAATCATTGGTATTGACTTAGGGACAACAAACTCATGTGTGTCTGTACTTGAAGGTGGAGAGCCTAAGGTCATTCCTAATGCAGAAGGAAACCGCACAACACCATCTGTTGTTGCTTTCAAAAATGGTGAGCGTCAAGTTGGTGAAGTAGCAAAGCGTCAAGCAATTACAAATCCAAATACAATCATGTCCATCAAGCGTCATATGGGTACTAGCCATAAAGAAACGATTGAAGGAAAGGATTATACACCACAAGAAGTATCTGCGATCATTCTTCAACATCTTAAAGCGTACGCAGAAGACTATCTTGGAGAGCCTGTTTCAAAGGCTGTAATTACCGTTCCAGCTTATTTTAACGATGCAGAGCGTCAAGCAACAAAAGATGCTGGGAAAATTGCAGGTCTAGAGGTAGAACGTATCATCAACGAGCCAACTGCAGCAGCACTTGCTTATGGTTTAGACAAAATGGACGACGATCAAACGATTCTTGTTTACGACCTTGGGGGCGGAACATTTGACGTGTCTATTTTGGAATTAGGCGATGGTGTATTTGAAGTAAAATCAACAGCAGGTGATAATCGTCTTGGTGGAGATGACTTTGACCAAGTGATTATCGATTATCTAGTTGAGCAATTCAAAAAGGAAAATGGCATTGATCTTTCTAAAGATAAAATGGCGCTTCAACGCTTAAAGGATGCGGCAGAAAAGGCGAAGAAAGACCTTTCTGGTGTTACGACAACTCAAATTTCTCTTCCGTTTATCACGGCTGGGGAAGCTGGTCCACTTCATTTGGAAGTGACACTATCTAGAGCGAAATTTGAAGAATTATCTGCAAGCCTTGTAGAAAGAACAATGGGTCCGACTCGTCAAGCTTTAAGAGATGCTGGTTTAACACCTGCTGAACTTGATAAAGTTATACTAGTTGGTGGTTCAACTCGTATTCCTGCAGTACAAGAAGCAATTAAGCGTGAAACAGGAAAAGAGCCACATAAAGGCGTAAATCCAGATGAAGTAGTTGCAATGGGTGCTGCTATTCAAGGTGGAGTTATCTCTGGTGACGTAAAAGATGTTGTTCTTCTTGACGTAACTCCATTATCACTTGGTATTGAAACAATGGGTGGCGTATTTACGAAGTTAATTGATCGCAATACGACGATTCCAACTTCAAAGTCACAAGTATTCTCAACTGCGGCAGATAGCCAAACAGCTGTTGATATCCATGTTCTTCAAGGTGAGCGTCCAATGGCGGCTGATAACAAAACACTTGGTCGTTTCCAATTAACGGACATTCCACCAGCACCACGTGGTATTCCACAAATTGAAGTATCATTTGATATTGATAAAAATGGTATCGTAAACGTTCGTGCGAAGGATCTAGGAACAAACAAGGAACAAACAATTACGATTAAGTCTTCAACTGGTCTATCTGATGAAGAAATTCAAAAGATGGTTAGAGAAGCAGAAGAAAATGCAGAAGCTGATAAAAAGCGTAAAGAAGAAGTAGAACTTCGCAATGAAGCGGATCAGCTTGTATTTACAACTGAAAAAACTCTGAAAGACCTTGAAGGAAAAGTAGACGCGTCTGAAGTAGCTTCAGCAAATGAAGCGAAGGATGCCCTAAAGGCTGCGATTGAGAAAAACGAATTAGAAGAAATTCGTGCGAAAAAGGATGCTCTTCAAGAAATCGTTCAAAACTTAACAGTTAAGCTATATGAAGAAGCAGCTAAGCAAGCTCAAGCAGCTGGAGGTCAACCAGGCGAAACTAGCAAGGATGACAATGTCGTTGATGCAGAATTTGAGGAAGTAAAAGACGATAAATAA
- the grpE gene encoding nucleotide exchange factor GrpE: protein MAEEKSTLNEELQSSTETEASSEGIEEVFAEAEVVTEENVETNSEDTRIQELETKLQDAENRYLRLQADFDNSRRRARIDLEAAQKYRAQSLITNLLPALDNFERALQVEPDNEQTKSLLQGMDMVYRSLSEALKGEGLEAIEAVGHSFDPHMHQAVMQVEDPNFESNVVVEEFQKGYKLKDKVIRPSMVKVNQ, encoded by the coding sequence TTGGCAGAAGAGAAAAGTACATTAAATGAAGAATTACAATCTTCTACTGAAACAGAAGCAAGCTCAGAAGGTATTGAAGAAGTTTTTGCTGAAGCAGAAGTGGTAACTGAGGAAAATGTTGAAACTAATTCTGAGGACACTCGTATACAAGAACTAGAAACAAAACTTCAAGACGCTGAAAATCGTTACTTGCGCTTGCAGGCTGATTTTGATAACTCTCGTCGTCGGGCCAGAATTGACCTTGAAGCGGCGCAAAAATATAGAGCTCAAAGCTTAATTACAAATTTATTGCCAGCTCTAGATAATTTTGAAAGAGCTCTTCAGGTTGAACCTGATAATGAACAAACAAAATCGTTGTTACAAGGGATGGACATGGTTTACCGCAGTCTGTCTGAAGCGTTAAAAGGTGAGGGCCTTGAGGCAATTGAAGCTGTTGGTCATTCATTTGATCCGCATATGCATCAAGCTGTTATGCAAGTAGAGGATCCTAACTTTGAATCAAATGTGGTTGTAGAGGAATTTCAAAAGGGGTACAAGTTAAAGGATAAAGTCATCCGACCATCTATGGTTAAGGTGAACCAGTAA
- the hrcA gene encoding heat-inducible transcriptional repressor HrcA produces the protein MLTDRQLLIFQVIVDDFIRSAQPIGSRSLSKKEDISYSSATIRNDMADLEELGFLEKTHTSSGRIPSEKGYRFYVDHLLAPQKLDQHDMHSVKSIFAERLYELEKIVQKSAKILSDLTNYTSIVLGPAVRENKLKKIQIVPLNKETAIAIIVTDKGHVDNRMFHLPEGLDASDIEKMVNILNERLTGVPLEDLNEKIYKEVATLLRQHIRNYDSMLHAFADTLKIPSNEKVFFGGRTNILSQPEFHDIEKVKSLLNMIEHEKSMYDLIRKNPTGIHVKIGKENNNSAMENCSLITATYSVGEEQLGTIAILGPTRMEYSRVISLLQTISHDLTSVLTKLYQNK, from the coding sequence ATGTTAACAGATCGTCAGTTGTTAATTTTTCAGGTGATTGTTGATGATTTCATTCGTTCTGCTCAGCCGATTGGATCTAGAAGTTTGTCGAAAAAAGAGGATATTAGTTATAGCTCTGCTACGATTCGTAATGATATGGCTGATTTAGAGGAGCTAGGCTTTCTTGAGAAGACACATACATCTTCTGGTAGAATTCCGTCCGAGAAGGGCTATCGTTTTTATGTAGATCATCTTCTTGCTCCACAGAAGCTTGATCAGCATGATATGCATTCGGTCAAATCGATTTTTGCTGAAAGGCTTTATGAACTTGAAAAAATCGTACAAAAATCTGCGAAGATTTTATCTGATCTGACAAATTATACTTCTATCGTTCTTGGACCTGCTGTTAGAGAAAATAAACTTAAGAAGATTCAAATTGTTCCACTTAATAAGGAAACAGCTATCGCGATCATTGTGACTGATAAAGGACATGTAGACAATCGAATGTTTCATCTTCCTGAGGGGTTAGATGCAAGTGATATTGAGAAAATGGTCAATATCCTTAATGAACGTCTAACGGGTGTGCCACTTGAAGATTTAAATGAGAAGATCTACAAAGAGGTAGCCACTTTACTCAGACAGCATATCCGAAATTATGATTCCATGCTTCATGCATTCGCTGATACGTTGAAGATTCCATCAAATGAAAAGGTGTTTTTTGGTGGAAGAACCAATATTCTTAGTCAACCGGAATTCCATGATATCGAAAAGGTAAAAAGCCTTTTAAACATGATTGAGCATGAGAAAAGCATGTACGATTTGATTCGGAAAAATCCGACTGGGATTCATGTGAAAATTGGAAAAGAAAACAACAATTCAGCAATGGAGAATTGTAGCTTAATTACGGCTACGTATTCTGTAGGTGAGGAACAACTTGGGACAATTGCTATTTTAGGCCCTACTAGAATGGAATACTCTCGAGTCATCAGCTTGTTACAAACGATTAGCCATGATTTAACTTCTGTACTAACAAAGCTGTATCAAAATAAATAA
- the hemW gene encoding radical SAM family heme chaperone HemW, whose product MVKAAYIHIPFCEHICHYCDFNKVFLKGQPVDEYLDALEEEIRLTLEKHPAEPLHSVFVGGGTPTSLTEKQLQRLLFSIKKYLPLEQNAEFTFEANPGDLSDEKFRVLFEGGVNRLSFGVQTFDNQLLKEIGRTHRAEDVFASIEKAKKVGFENISVDLIYSLPNQTLDSFKETLQTALSLDIQHYSGYSLIIEPKTVFYNQMRKGKLPVPGEDAEAEMYSLLMEQMQLAGFQQYEISNFALPGHESKHNLTYWNNEEYYGFGAGSHSYVAGERIANHGPLKKYMDPIWNGTLPSHNIHKVENNEKWEEEMFLGLRKMEGISVDHFIQKFGVDPLSLFKNEIDSLQSRDLISFQEGKIALTKKGRFLGNEVFQSFIGVI is encoded by the coding sequence ATGGTAAAAGCAGCATATATTCATATTCCGTTCTGTGAGCATATTTGTCATTATTGTGATTTTAATAAGGTTTTCTTAAAAGGCCAGCCTGTTGATGAATACCTAGACGCGCTTGAAGAGGAAATTCGATTAACGCTAGAAAAGCATCCTGCAGAGCCTCTTCATTCCGTATTTGTAGGCGGTGGAACTCCAACTTCATTAACTGAAAAACAATTACAACGATTATTGTTTTCCATTAAAAAATATCTTCCATTAGAACAGAATGCAGAGTTTACATTTGAAGCCAATCCAGGTGACTTGTCCGATGAAAAGTTTCGTGTGTTATTCGAGGGTGGAGTCAATCGATTAAGCTTTGGTGTGCAAACCTTTGATAATCAGTTGCTAAAGGAGATTGGAAGAACACATCGAGCGGAAGATGTGTTCGCCTCTATTGAAAAAGCAAAAAAAGTTGGGTTCGAAAATATTAGTGTAGATTTAATCTATAGCTTGCCGAATCAAACGCTAGATAGCTTTAAAGAAACATTACAAACGGCTCTCTCCCTTGATATTCAACACTACTCTGGCTACTCCCTCATTATTGAACCCAAAACGGTGTTTTATAACCAAATGAGAAAGGGAAAGCTGCCTGTTCCAGGAGAAGATGCTGAAGCAGAAATGTATTCGTTGCTAATGGAGCAAATGCAGTTAGCCGGATTCCAACAATACGAGATTTCCAACTTTGCTCTTCCAGGCCACGAGAGCAAGCATAATTTAACATATTGGAATAACGAGGAATACTATGGGTTTGGAGCTGGTTCTCATAGTTATGTTGCTGGAGAGAGGATCGCAAACCATGGTCCTTTAAAAAAATATATGGATCCCATTTGGAATGGCACTTTACCCTCTCATAATATTCACAAAGTGGAGAACAATGAAAAGTGGGAGGAAGAAATGTTTCTCGGTTTAAGGAAAATGGAGGGAATCAGCGTGGACCACTTCATTCAAAAATTTGGGGTTGATCCGCTCTCCTTATTTAAGAATGAGATAGATTCTTTACAAAGTCGCGATTTAATCTCATTTCAAGAGGGTAAAATTGCATTAACAAAAAAAGGGCGGTTTTTAGGAAATGAAGTGTTTCAATCGTTTATCGGTGTTATCTAA